The following are from one region of the Rosistilla carotiformis genome:
- a CDS encoding glutamine synthetase beta-grasp domain-containing protein produces the protein MTKCKLEYVWLDGYQPTQTLRSKTKIEDDFSGNIEDAKMWSFDGSSTEQATGGKSDLLLKPVKVIPDPGRIGTGFLVMCEVLNSDGTPHKTNGRSTIADDDGDFWFGFEQEYTLWDPETQKPLGFPEQGYPAPQGPYYCSVGGGRAVGRDIVEEHLEICLQAGLNVEGINAEVMLGQWEFQIFAKGARDAGDQIWLARYLLDRTAEKHGLEINYHCKPVKGDWNGSGMHANFSNSLLRTCGSQEIYEAVCQAFEPRIKEHIDVYGADNDQRLTGLHETQSIDKFSYGVSDRGASIRIPIFTVEHGWKGWLEDRRPASNADPYMVASAIIATVKSAKLPVTA, from the coding sequence ATGACCAAGTGCAAACTCGAATACGTTTGGCTCGATGGATATCAGCCAACACAAACGCTCCGCAGCAAGACTAAGATTGAAGATGATTTCAGCGGGAACATTGAAGACGCCAAGATGTGGTCATTTGATGGATCGTCCACCGAACAAGCGACAGGCGGCAAGTCGGACCTGTTGCTCAAGCCTGTGAAAGTGATTCCTGATCCAGGCCGTATCGGAACAGGCTTCCTGGTGATGTGCGAAGTGCTCAACAGCGATGGCACGCCGCACAAGACCAATGGTCGATCGACCATTGCCGATGACGATGGCGATTTCTGGTTCGGTTTCGAGCAAGAATACACCCTCTGGGATCCCGAAACTCAAAAGCCACTGGGCTTCCCTGAGCAAGGCTACCCCGCCCCTCAAGGCCCTTATTACTGCAGCGTTGGCGGTGGCCGAGCGGTTGGTCGCGACATCGTCGAAGAACACCTGGAAATCTGCTTGCAAGCAGGCCTGAACGTCGAAGGCATCAACGCCGAAGTGATGTTGGGACAATGGGAATTCCAAATCTTCGCCAAGGGCGCACGCGACGCTGGCGATCAAATTTGGTTGGCCCGTTACCTGTTGGATCGCACAGCTGAAAAGCACGGCCTGGAAATCAATTACCACTGCAAACCGGTCAAGGGCGACTGGAACGGCAGCGGCATGCACGCCAACTTCAGCAACTCCTTGCTCCGCACCTGCGGCAGCCAAGAAATCTACGAAGCGGTTTGCCAAGCTTTCGAACCACGCATCAAAGAGCACATCGATGTTTACGGTGCTGACAACGACCAACGCTTGACCGGCCTGCACGAAACGCAGTCGATCGACAAGTTCAGCTATGGCGTTTCGGACCGTGGCGCGTCGATCCGGATCCCAATTTTCACCGTCGAGCACGGCTGGAAGGGCTGGTTGGAAGACCGACGCCCCGCTTCGAACGCGGATCCTTATATGGTTGCTAGCGCAATTATTGCGACAGTTAAGAGCGCCAAGCTGCCTGTAACGGCATAA
- a CDS encoding serine/threonine protein kinase: MADHTSTGIVLSATDHRLPDPMPVGLAKYTNFKDMAEGGSGKLRSCWDTVVNRLVVMKTLQSKFIHDPKENRRFLREARITAMLQHPNTVPVYEIGHDPEIGIYFTMKRISGENFFQALKRIAMGDEATAEAYSLQRRLEIAISAAQALAYAHVRGVIHRDVKPENIWIGNFGEVILLDWGVAKVWGHSDESESFVFRREDAEDEEMQLRTLTGGGQRPGTPLYMSPEQVRGYKYLDERSDIFSMGIVLYEMLAIREPFRGRNINETFDNIQNVDPPPPSERSPDREIPAAADAIVMRAIQKKPKDRYQSMRAMIADLHELLENRKIE, from the coding sequence ATGGCTGATCACACCTCGACCGGTATCGTGCTCTCGGCGACCGATCATCGGCTCCCCGATCCGATGCCTGTTGGATTGGCGAAATACACGAATTTCAAAGACATGGCCGAAGGGGGAAGCGGGAAGCTGCGATCCTGCTGGGACACGGTAGTCAATCGATTGGTCGTGATGAAGACGTTACAGTCGAAATTCATCCACGATCCGAAGGAAAATCGTCGGTTCCTCCGCGAAGCGCGAATCACCGCGATGCTTCAGCATCCCAACACCGTGCCGGTCTACGAAATTGGACACGATCCGGAAATCGGGATCTATTTCACGATGAAGCGGATCTCGGGAGAAAACTTCTTCCAGGCGCTCAAACGGATTGCGATGGGAGACGAAGCGACCGCCGAAGCCTATTCGCTGCAGCGACGTCTCGAAATTGCGATTTCCGCCGCCCAAGCGCTCGCCTACGCTCATGTTCGTGGTGTGATCCACCGCGACGTCAAACCCGAGAACATCTGGATCGGCAATTTCGGCGAAGTGATCCTTTTGGACTGGGGCGTCGCAAAAGTCTGGGGGCACTCCGATGAATCGGAATCGTTTGTGTTCCGCCGCGAAGACGCGGAGGACGAAGAGATGCAGTTGCGAACCCTAACCGGAGGGGGGCAACGTCCAGGGACCCCCTTATATATGTCCCCCGAACAGGTTCGCGGCTACAAGTACCTCGACGAGCGGAGCGATATTTTCAGCATGGGGATCGTCCTCTACGAAATGCTTGCAATACGCGAACCCTTCCGTGGCCGTAACATCAACGAAACGTTCGACAACATCCAAAACGTCGATCCTCCCCCGCCAAGCGAACGGTCTCCCGATCGCGAGATCCCCGCGGCGGCCGACGCGATCGTGATGCGAGCGATTCAGAAAAAGCCCAAAGATCGCTATCAATCGATGCGTGCGATGATCGCGGACTTGCACGAACTGCTGGAAAACCGAAAGATCGAGTAG
- a CDS encoding AIM24 family protein, whose protein sequence is MTESRYTLEAFLEKTRDRDRKQGLFELESDRMLDINLDGEVWIKMGAMVAYTGQVTFEREGILSRGIGNLLKKAVSGEGTSLTKASGNGSVFCADAGKKITILQLHNNAICVNGNDLLAFEMSLKYDIKMMKRMTSVLAGGLFNIRLEGTGMVAITSHYDPMTLPVTPSQPVTTDPNATVLWSGNLEPELKTDLQLKTFFGRGSGESVQLMFRGNGFVVVQPYEEVYFQHGGS, encoded by the coding sequence ATGACAGAAAGCCGTTACACCCTAGAAGCCTTTTTAGAGAAGACTCGGGATCGCGATCGGAAGCAAGGGCTGTTCGAACTGGAATCGGATCGGATGCTCGACATCAATCTCGATGGCGAGGTTTGGATCAAGATGGGGGCGATGGTGGCGTACACCGGCCAGGTGACGTTTGAGCGGGAGGGGATCCTTTCCCGTGGGATCGGCAACCTGCTGAAGAAGGCGGTCTCGGGCGAAGGGACTTCGCTGACGAAGGCCTCTGGGAATGGTTCGGTGTTCTGCGCCGATGCGGGGAAGAAAATTACGATCCTTCAGTTGCATAACAATGCGATCTGCGTCAACGGAAACGATCTGTTGGCGTTTGAAATGTCGCTGAAATACGACATCAAGATGATGAAGCGAATGACGTCGGTATTGGCTGGCGGGCTGTTCAACATCCGCTTGGAGGGGACCGGGATGGTGGCGATCACTAGTCATTACGACCCGATGACGCTTCCCGTAACGCCGTCTCAACCGGTTACGACCGATCCCAACGCGACGGTCCTGTGGTCGGGAAATCTCGAACCGGAATTGAAGACCGACCTGCAATTGAAGACGTTCTTCGGACGCGGTTCGGGCGAATCGGTCCAGTTGATGTTTCGTGGCAACGGCTTTGTTGTCGTGCAGCCCTACGAAGAGGTTTACTTCCAGCACGGCGGCAGCTGA
- a CDS encoding sugar phosphate isomerase/epimerase family protein, with protein sequence MHSSPTPVLPLLSRRQVLTSAIAASAVAGLAPRIASAAEVIPGREGPKFKFSLAAYSYRSLLQGKGDVPPAMDLLGFIDECAKMQLDGVELTSYYMPEEPTDAYLIGLRAHCFRQGLAVSGTAIRNDFGRSEGEARQRELAHVRRWIDHAAVLHAPMIRIFAGHGQKGDSPEKTHDLMVEGIQQSCDYAAKYGIYLALENHGGVTASSEGLLKLVRDVDSPWLGVNLDTGNFRFGGEPYEQMEDVAKYAVNVQVKVVVKDVDGNPQPMNFPRLKKILTDANYRGFVVLEYEEPGDVPAECRRYVEQMRTDLAL encoded by the coding sequence ATGCACTCCTCACCCACGCCTGTTTTGCCTCTTTTGTCGCGCCGCCAAGTCCTCACCTCTGCGATTGCCGCATCGGCGGTCGCCGGTCTTGCGCCGCGGATCGCGTCGGCGGCCGAAGTGATCCCAGGGCGGGAGGGGCCAAAGTTCAAGTTTTCATTGGCCGCTTACAGCTACCGTTCGCTGCTGCAGGGCAAAGGGGATGTTCCCCCCGCGATGGACTTGCTGGGTTTCATCGACGAATGTGCCAAGATGCAATTGGATGGGGTGGAGCTGACCAGCTACTACATGCCCGAAGAACCGACCGATGCGTATTTGATCGGCTTGCGAGCCCATTGTTTCCGCCAAGGGCTGGCGGTATCGGGGACGGCGATCCGCAATGATTTTGGCCGCAGCGAAGGCGAAGCCCGCCAGCGTGAATTGGCCCACGTGCGACGCTGGATCGATCACGCCGCCGTGTTGCACGCGCCGATGATCCGGATTTTTGCGGGGCACGGTCAGAAAGGAGATTCGCCGGAGAAGACCCACGATTTAATGGTCGAAGGGATCCAGCAGTCGTGTGATTACGCCGCCAAGTATGGGATCTATTTGGCATTGGAGAACCATGGAGGCGTCACCGCATCATCGGAAGGGTTGTTGAAATTGGTTCGCGACGTCGATAGCCCTTGGTTGGGCGTGAACCTCGATACCGGCAACTTCCGTTTCGGTGGCGAACCCTACGAGCAGATGGAAGACGTCGCAAAGTATGCGGTCAATGTGCAGGTCAAGGTGGTTGTGAAAGATGTCGATGGCAACCCGCAACCGATGAACTTTCCGCGGTTGAAAAAGATCCTCACCGATGCCAACTATCGTGGCTTTGTCGTGCTCGAATACGAAGAACCGGGCGACGTGCCTGCCGAATGCCGCCGCTATGTCGAGCAGATGCGGACCGATTTGGCGCTTTAA
- a CDS encoding Gfo/Idh/MocA family protein, translated as MRLRVGVIGLGPAWQHRHRPALMMMRDRFQVRAIYAPVAHLAAQAARDFEAETMDGYRALIHRSDIDAVIVLDSSWQGWLPLVAACEAGKAVYWASDLNIDAQRAAELKEQVDKSGIAFMAEFPRRYAPATLRLKELLATKLGKPQLLFCHRRLRHSDPTSNNLVSDVPQHQERTTRELVEIVDWCRYVVADNPTHLNSTIYGGPGQETYRQLSMRFGTGPEAVCAQISVGQYVPSSWHEAIGFRPSADMQICCEHGLAFIDLPSTLVWFDDAGRHVESLETELPVGEQLLIQFHRSVTSLVRKMANLQDAYYALQVIRLASQSAETGQRICLTELFNPTPPI; from the coding sequence ATGCGACTTCGAGTTGGCGTTATTGGACTTGGCCCCGCTTGGCAACATCGGCATCGACCTGCGTTGATGATGATGCGCGATCGCTTTCAGGTCCGAGCGATCTACGCGCCGGTGGCGCATCTTGCTGCTCAAGCGGCACGCGATTTTGAAGCCGAAACGATGGATGGCTACCGGGCCCTGATCCATCGCTCGGACATCGATGCGGTGATCGTGCTCGATAGCAGTTGGCAGGGCTGGTTGCCGCTGGTCGCTGCTTGCGAAGCGGGCAAGGCGGTCTACTGGGCCAGCGATTTGAATATCGATGCCCAGCGGGCGGCCGAACTGAAAGAACAGGTCGACAAATCGGGGATCGCGTTCATGGCGGAATTCCCCCGCCGCTACGCGCCGGCGACGCTGCGATTGAAAGAGCTTTTGGCGACCAAGTTGGGCAAGCCTCAGTTGCTGTTTTGCCATCGTCGCCTGCGGCATTCCGATCCGACATCAAACAACCTGGTTTCGGACGTTCCCCAGCATCAAGAGCGGACGACGCGCGAGCTGGTGGAGATCGTCGACTGGTGTCGCTATGTCGTCGCCGACAATCCAACGCATTTGAATTCGACGATTTATGGCGGGCCGGGGCAGGAGACGTATCGTCAATTGAGTATGCGGTTTGGAACGGGGCCGGAGGCTGTCTGCGCTCAGATTTCCGTCGGCCAATACGTTCCGTCCAGCTGGCACGAAGCGATTGGATTCCGCCCCAGCGCGGACATGCAGATCTGTTGCGAGCATGGGCTCGCGTTCATCGATCTGCCCAGCACGCTGGTCTGGTTCGACGATGCCGGCCGACATGTGGAATCGCTCGAGACCGAGCTCCCCGTGGGGGAACAGTTGTTGATTCAATTCCATCGCAGTGTCACCAGTTTGGTGCGGAAGATGGCAAACCTGCAGGACGCTTATTACGCTCTACAGGTGATTCGTTTAGCCAGCCAGAGCGCCGAAACGGGGCAACGCATCTGCCTGACCGAACTCTTCAATCCCACACCTCCGATTTAA
- a CDS encoding thioredoxin family protein, with the protein MFSVLLTALLSVVASEETTNPSYASAYRCAQEEGKPLMVVVGADWCPACVNLKQSTIESLKQAGDLEGVEMAIVNRDVEPGLAGKLMRGPMMPQIIVFSKGNAGSWTRVQLTGFQTRDSLKSLIKRAVRNSGT; encoded by the coding sequence ATGTTTTCAGTGCTACTGACTGCTCTACTCTCGGTGGTTGCTTCTGAGGAAACAACCAATCCCAGCTACGCCAGCGCTTACCGGTGTGCACAAGAAGAGGGAAAGCCGTTGATGGTAGTCGTAGGTGCCGATTGGTGTCCCGCGTGTGTGAATCTCAAGCAAAGTACGATCGAATCGTTGAAGCAGGCGGGAGATTTGGAAGGTGTCGAAATGGCGATCGTCAATCGTGACGTGGAGCCTGGTTTAGCCGGAAAATTGATGCGCGGCCCGATGATGCCCCAGATCATTGTCTTTTCCAAAGGCAATGCAGGATCATGGACTCGCGTTCAGTTGACTGGATTCCAAACCCGGGATTCGCTGAAGTCACTGATCAAAAGAGCGGTTCGCAACTCGGGAACCTAA
- a CDS encoding ABC transporter permease, giving the protein MASVFALIPLQQISWLSSWLTPIWILAVGMLLGLVATAAVYLVLAGLSRIPALGNLAEDSRKATFVAAGIAIVVAALGILKTVVFADAPEITVAGDESATAAHRAYLILPMIGLGVIVGWGLVYGVWQRTIREIFQIAREGITGYLLLALTGFIVLGLATTTLISDRDKILSSMPAVLESDRWETTITLDPAPADAPADQSPFQRHDLIQYDPESVSEVVIVSDRTIMIADAESPDNFTMSPQRFESDDPVVWRRGKANPLIRSVLPLPLDPTNGVYFQNREVDPATVKIAIVTKPAAPEALTIWVTAFIVLLLMTAMITIRQAAPQISAIALATAKSELAQPLYITLLLIGFAAIVLFIWVPFHTLGEDIKVLKDSGMTLIMIFSIIQAVWSSGTSVSEEIEGRTALTVLSKPVSRQSFMIGKYLGIMWTILLMFVILGLLLMVVTAYKPIYDSRENTTEMPPWQTCHLEMVTTAPGLCLLFMETTLIAGISVAIATRLPVIANFVICFTIYVIGNITSPIVRASAEDNELVRFVGRLIAVIFPNLNTFNVQAAVDAGNPIPPIYLAGAFTYLACFMVVVLVVSLLLFEDRDLA; this is encoded by the coding sequence ATGGCTTCGGTTTTCGCTTTGATCCCGCTACAACAAATTTCCTGGCTGAGCTCGTGGTTGACTCCGATCTGGATCCTGGCCGTCGGCATGTTGCTTGGCCTGGTGGCGACCGCCGCGGTCTATCTGGTTTTGGCCGGATTGTCGCGCATTCCGGCCCTGGGGAACCTGGCCGAAGATAGCCGCAAAGCGACCTTTGTCGCGGCGGGAATCGCGATCGTCGTCGCCGCGTTGGGAATCTTAAAAACCGTGGTCTTCGCCGACGCCCCTGAAATCACCGTCGCGGGAGATGAAAGCGCAACCGCCGCCCACCGCGCGTACTTGATCCTGCCGATGATCGGATTGGGAGTGATCGTTGGCTGGGGTTTGGTGTATGGCGTCTGGCAACGCACGATTCGCGAGATCTTCCAGATCGCCCGCGAAGGCATCACCGGATACCTGTTGCTTGCCCTGACCGGCTTTATCGTGCTTGGCCTCGCCACGACAACGCTGATCTCCGATCGCGACAAGATCCTCAGCTCGATGCCCGCGGTGCTCGAGAGCGATCGCTGGGAGACCACGATCACTTTGGATCCCGCGCCGGCCGATGCACCAGCGGATCAATCGCCGTTTCAACGCCACGATCTGATCCAATACGATCCGGAATCGGTTTCCGAAGTTGTGATCGTTTCGGATCGCACGATCATGATCGCCGACGCCGAATCTCCCGACAACTTTACGATGAGCCCCCAGCGTTTCGAATCGGACGACCCGGTCGTATGGCGCCGTGGCAAAGCCAATCCGTTGATCCGATCGGTGTTGCCGTTGCCGCTGGATCCGACCAATGGCGTCTACTTCCAAAACCGCGAAGTCGATCCGGCGACGGTTAAGATCGCGATCGTCACCAAACCCGCCGCCCCTGAAGCACTGACGATTTGGGTCACCGCGTTTATCGTGCTGCTGTTGATGACGGCGATGATCACGATCCGACAAGCGGCCCCGCAAATCAGCGCGATCGCCTTGGCGACGGCCAAAAGCGAACTCGCACAGCCGTTGTACATCACGCTCCTGCTGATCGGCTTTGCCGCCATCGTGCTCTTCATCTGGGTGCCGTTCCACACCTTGGGCGAAGACATCAAAGTTCTCAAGGATTCAGGGATGACGCTGATCATGATCTTCAGCATCATCCAAGCGGTCTGGTCGTCGGGCACCAGTGTTTCCGAAGAGATCGAAGGCCGCACCGCGTTGACCGTGCTCAGCAAACCGGTCAGCCGACAATCGTTCATGATCGGCAAGTACCTGGGCATCATGTGGACGATCCTGTTGATGTTCGTCATCCTGGGGCTGCTGTTGATGGTCGTCACCGCATACAAACCGATTTACGATTCGCGTGAGAACACAACCGAGATGCCCCCATGGCAAACCTGCCATTTGGAAATGGTGACCACCGCGCCGGGGCTGTGCTTGTTGTTCATGGAAACCACGTTGATCGCTGGAATCAGCGTCGCGATTGCCACGCGTTTGCCCGTGATCGCCAACTTTGTGATCTGTTTTACGATCTACGTGATCGGAAACATCACGTCGCCCATTGTCAGGGCCTCGGCCGAGGACAACGAACTGGTCAGGTTTGTCGGCCGCTTGATCGCCGTCATTTTCCCGAACCTGAACACGTTTAACGTTCAGGCAGCCGTCGACGCGGGGAACCCGATTCCACCGATCTATCTCGCCGGTGCGTTCACCTACCTGGCATGCTTCATGGTGGTCGTGCTGGTCGTCTCGCTGCTTCTGTTCGAAGACCGCGACTTGGCCTAA
- a CDS encoding J domain-containing protein, giving the protein MFDPLHHWIGIPPQEQPPTHYRLLGVAPFETDVQAIDAAYEQRMTYLHGCSNGEHAELAEKWMNCVSAARLTLIHPEKRASYDATLRRSIAQPATASIPTPPASPAPATAAVRPILAPPPRPIRPNLPPPIRSPQPANPFNALSPRAATDGRNFVVHTSANDGRSGGLLSRKPSLRNWILAGFSLLVSGLLLGIGALVLALMNPGVPPPTPPSGRPTADSALSPTPPSADGAVSNHGASN; this is encoded by the coding sequence ATGTTCGATCCGTTGCACCATTGGATTGGGATTCCTCCCCAGGAACAACCACCAACTCACTACCGATTGCTAGGCGTCGCACCGTTTGAAACGGACGTCCAGGCTATCGATGCAGCCTACGAACAACGGATGACCTACCTGCACGGTTGTTCCAATGGCGAGCATGCCGAACTCGCCGAAAAGTGGATGAATTGTGTCTCCGCCGCCCGGCTGACATTGATCCACCCCGAGAAACGGGCCAGCTACGACGCCACGCTGCGGCGATCAATCGCCCAGCCCGCCACCGCGTCGATCCCGACTCCGCCCGCCAGCCCGGCACCTGCAACCGCTGCAGTTCGCCCCATTCTGGCTCCGCCACCGCGTCCGATTCGCCCTAACCTGCCCCCTCCAATCCGCAGCCCCCAGCCGGCCAACCCGTTCAATGCTTTGAGCCCCCGTGCGGCGACCGACGGCAGGAATTTTGTCGTCCATACGTCGGCCAACGACGGCCGCAGCGGAGGCCTCTTGTCCCGTAAGCCCTCGCTGCGGAACTGGATCCTTGCCGGCTTCTCGCTGCTTGTCAGCGGACTGTTGTTGGGGATCGGCGCGTTGGTGCTGGCCCTGATGAACCCTGGGGTCCCTCCCCCAACACCCCCGTCGGGCCGACCGACCGCAGATTCCGCGCTATCGCCAACGCCCCCCTCCGCAGACGGTGCCGTATCGAACCACGGCGCGTCAAACTAG
- a CDS encoding Hsp70 family protein, translated as MNDKPSTIVGIDLGTTFSVVAYLDASGIPRTVTNAEGDLTTPSVVLFDENEFVVGKEAAKAAALFPDKVAEFAKREMGKPLFSKTFQGQSFPPEVIQSLILEKLKRDASEKLGPIKQAVITVPAYFNEPKRRATQDAGRLAGLDVLAVINEPTAAAIAFGVSEGFLNSQGESQRTETILVYDLGGGTFDVSVMRIDGKHYEVLATDGNVMLGGIDWDMCLAKHLVDRFADEHLIDPCQDPKAMSRFMREAEEAKRTLSARSQANVLIEFAGSVMLTTVTRGEFDDLTAHLLERTRFTINKVLKDAGIGWSDITRVLLVGGSTRMPQVGQMLQQQSGRVADRSLSADEAVAHGAALYGKILHAQQTDEPQTVRVTNVNSHSLGVLGIEKTTGRHRNRVMIPRNSPLPSTHTAQFETHTAGQPNVAVQVIEGGDSSGQNSTPIGKCVVHDLPPGLPAGTPVLVKFQYNADGMLGVAANLPTVGLTAQLRIQRKSGLSDSALIDWNDKMKEIYSALDLD; from the coding sequence GTGAACGACAAACCATCCACGATCGTCGGCATCGACCTAGGGACGACCTTCAGCGTGGTCGCTTACCTGGACGCCTCGGGGATTCCTCGCACGGTAACCAATGCCGAAGGGGACCTCACCACGCCTAGCGTCGTGCTGTTCGACGAGAACGAATTTGTCGTTGGCAAAGAAGCGGCCAAAGCAGCGGCCCTGTTCCCCGACAAGGTTGCAGAGTTTGCCAAGCGTGAGATGGGCAAGCCGCTGTTCTCCAAGACATTTCAAGGGCAATCGTTCCCTCCCGAAGTGATTCAGTCGTTGATCTTGGAAAAATTGAAGCGGGACGCGTCGGAGAAGTTGGGCCCGATCAAGCAGGCCGTGATCACGGTCCCCGCATACTTCAACGAACCCAAACGCCGAGCCACCCAAGACGCCGGGCGGTTGGCCGGACTGGACGTGCTGGCGGTGATCAACGAACCGACCGCCGCAGCGATCGCATTTGGCGTTTCCGAAGGCTTCCTGAACTCTCAAGGCGAATCGCAACGGACCGAAACGATCCTGGTCTATGATCTCGGCGGCGGCACGTTTGATGTGTCGGTGATGCGGATCGACGGGAAACATTACGAGGTGCTTGCCACCGATGGCAACGTGATGCTGGGCGGCATCGACTGGGACATGTGTTTGGCGAAACACTTGGTCGATCGATTTGCCGACGAACATCTGATCGATCCCTGCCAAGATCCCAAAGCGATGTCGCGGTTCATGCGTGAAGCGGAAGAGGCCAAACGGACGTTGAGCGCTCGATCGCAAGCCAACGTGTTGATTGAATTCGCCGGCTCGGTGATGCTGACCACCGTCACCCGCGGAGAGTTCGACGACCTGACGGCCCATCTGCTTGAACGCACCCGGTTCACCATCAACAAGGTGCTCAAGGATGCCGGGATCGGCTGGAGCGATATCACGCGCGTCCTGCTGGTCGGCGGATCGACGCGGATGCCACAGGTCGGGCAGATGCTGCAACAGCAGAGCGGACGCGTCGCCGATCGGTCGCTTTCGGCCGACGAAGCGGTTGCACACGGTGCGGCGCTGTATGGCAAGATCCTGCATGCACAGCAGACCGATGAACCGCAGACAGTTCGGGTCACCAACGTGAATTCGCATTCGCTGGGTGTGCTGGGGATCGAAAAAACGACCGGCCGACACCGCAACCGCGTGATGATTCCACGCAACTCTCCCCTTCCCTCCACCCACACCGCTCAATTTGAAACCCATACCGCCGGCCAGCCCAACGTGGCGGTCCAGGTGATCGAAGGGGGAGACAGCAGCGGACAAAACTCGACGCCGATTGGCAAATGTGTCGTCCATGACTTGCCGCCGGGACTGCCTGCCGGCACGCCCGTCTTGGTGAAATTCCAGTACAACGCCGACGGAATGCTTGGCGTCGCTGCGAACCTTCCAACGGTGGGCCTCACCGCTCAACTGAGGATTCAACGCAAAAGCGGCCTCTCGGATTCTGCGCTGATCGATTGGAACGACAAGATGAAAGAGATCTACAGCGCCCTCGATTTGGACTGA
- a CDS encoding FHA domain-containing protein: MSVELSLDNGTRHVFAQGEIIIGCAANCNFIVPPIDGIHDQHAVIRRIANRWLIESCGPWTLTLGQTATDTRHWIHPGDQIDLALRGPTLHFRAAPPQLLAADRDAYLQRQPQPTVPHSPPPRERQNRPQRPSESPAPQPPLLNWAFQPDGSATQTLPENSQSESTSIPVDTADATSDFNLPGPTTPGPRTTTRRRRRSPGIGGVMAEMLKTVLGALVGIVCAYVVMCHFLPNSALLKAIAPQLPPNLQPEMIRGDEIPASPKGDPTD; encoded by the coding sequence GTGTCGGTTGAACTCTCGTTAGACAATGGCACGCGGCACGTTTTCGCACAAGGCGAGATCATCATCGGCTGCGCCGCCAACTGCAACTTCATCGTCCCGCCGATCGACGGCATCCACGATCAACATGCGGTGATCCGACGCATCGCAAACCGTTGGTTGATCGAAAGCTGCGGCCCGTGGACGCTGACGCTTGGACAGACCGCGACCGACACGAGGCACTGGATTCATCCTGGCGACCAGATCGATCTGGCACTACGTGGGCCGACACTCCATTTTCGCGCCGCCCCGCCCCAATTGCTTGCCGCCGACCGCGATGCCTATTTGCAAAGGCAACCACAACCCACCGTGCCGCATTCGCCCCCGCCGCGCGAACGACAGAACCGGCCGCAGCGCCCCAGCGAATCCCCCGCTCCACAACCACCCCTTTTGAACTGGGCGTTCCAGCCAGACGGGTCCGCAACGCAAACGCTTCCTGAAAATTCCCAGTCAGAATCCACATCGATCCCCGTCGACACGGCGGATGCGACGTCGGATTTTAATCTCCCGGGACCCACCACACCGGGGCCCCGCACCACGACGCGTCGCCGACGTCGATCACCGGGGATCGGCGGCGTGATGGCCGAAATGCTCAAGACCGTTTTGGGAGCACTTGTGGGAATCGTATGCGCTTATGTCGTCATGTGCCACTTCTTACCCAATTCGGCGTTGCTCAAAGCGATCGCCCCCCAACTGCCACCAAACCTACAACCCGAAATGATTCGCGGCGATGAAATCCCGGCATCACCGAAGGGCGATCCGACCGATTGA